A portion of the Cottoperca gobio unplaced genomic scaffold, fCotGob3.1 fCotGob3_318arrow_ctg1, whole genome shotgun sequence genome contains these proteins:
- the LOC115005551 gene encoding mediator of RNA polymerase II transcription subunit 4 has product MAAVVEKSTKERLLSALDDLEVLSRELIEMLALSRSQKLPQPGEDSQILELLVQRDREFQELMEVAQQQGKVHQEMQLLEKEVEKRDNDIQQLQKQLKEAEHILATAVYQAKEKLKSIDKARKGSISSEEIIKYAHRISASNAVCAPLNWVPGDPRRPYPTDLEMRSGMLGHMANLPTNGVNGHLPGDALAAGRLPDVLTPHYPWQSSDVSVGMLPPHHGNDFGLEPPGHNKENEDDVEAMSTDSSSSSSDSD; this is encoded by the exons ATGGCGGCGGTTGTGGAGAAATCAACGAAAGAGCGACTTCTCTCTGCGTTGGACGATTTGGAGGTTTTATCCCG GGAGCTGATCGAGATGTTGGCGCTGTCCAGGAGCCAGAAGCTGCCGCAGCCCGGGGAGGACAGCCAG ATCCTGGAGCTGCTGGTACAGAGGGACAGGGAGTTCCAGGAGCTGATGGAGGTGGCTCAGCAGCAGGGGAAGGTGCACCAGGAGATGCAGCTGCtggagaaggaggtggagaagagagacaacgacatccagcagctgcagaaaCAGCTGAAGGAGGCTGAACACATCCTG gCCACTGCTGTTTACCAGGCGAAGGAGAAACTCAAATCCATTGACAAAGCCAGAAAAG GAAGCATCTCTTCAGAGGAAATCATCAAGTACGCTCACAGAATCAGTGCCAGCAACGCCGTGTGTGCGCCGCTCAACTGGGTCCCAG GTGATCCACGCAGACCCTACCCCACGGACCTGGAGATGCGCAGCGGGATGCTCGGTCACATGGCCAACCTGCCGACCAACGGCGTAAACGGACACCTGCCGGGTGACGCTCTGGCTGCTGGCAGGCTACCAG ACGTCCTGACGCCTCACTACCCCTGGCAGTCCTCGGACGTCTCGGTGGGGATGCTGCCTCCTCACCACGGCAACGACTTCGGCCTGGAGCCTCCAGGGCACAACAAGGAGAACGAGGACGACGTGGAGGCCATGTCGACTgattcctccagcagcagcagcgactccgattaa